One stretch of Micromonospora cremea DNA includes these proteins:
- a CDS encoding NlpC/P60 family protein has product MKFRKYRPRPTVLLTVAGFVLLIAASTLTYVVVRPSPADQPVLTLGGAKASGDDQPRGASGYTYQRLSKPDRTEITDSSGHPVAVMTDNARTAHLYGPSRTFEEPRYTDAKIETDMWVRLAPQTWRAGAERERWFTDWLAAARADRSPDVLAIAFEYVDGAPVKRDNQGQQYSGDASFGPPDPNDPEGRAERSDFYDYLALPWSFADGKSVLPDPSRNLALDCSGYLRMVYGHRLNYPLRGTNTPGEGLPRRAYAMAQFGPGVQLMPNSGQRARGMERLLPGDLLFFNAQPVPNGQIDHSGIYLGVDDGGHHRFISSRSQTDGPTMGDLSGAPLLDGIGYWPDRWLTARRL; this is encoded by the coding sequence ATGAAGTTCCGGAAATACCGCCCCAGGCCGACCGTACTGCTGACCGTCGCCGGATTCGTGCTGCTGATCGCCGCGAGCACGTTGACCTATGTGGTGGTACGACCGTCGCCGGCCGACCAGCCGGTGCTGACTCTGGGCGGGGCGAAGGCGTCCGGTGACGACCAGCCTCGCGGTGCCTCCGGCTACACCTACCAGCGCTTGTCGAAACCAGATCGCACCGAGATCACCGACTCCTCCGGCCATCCCGTGGCCGTCATGACCGACAACGCGCGGACCGCGCACCTCTACGGTCCGTCCCGGACGTTCGAGGAACCGCGATACACCGATGCGAAGATCGAGACCGACATGTGGGTCCGGCTCGCGCCGCAGACCTGGCGCGCGGGCGCCGAGCGGGAACGGTGGTTCACCGATTGGCTCGCCGCAGCCCGGGCGGACCGCTCACCGGACGTGCTGGCGATCGCGTTCGAGTACGTCGACGGAGCGCCGGTGAAGAGGGACAACCAGGGACAGCAGTACTCCGGTGACGCCTCGTTCGGGCCGCCCGACCCGAACGATCCCGAGGGCCGTGCGGAGCGCTCCGACTTCTACGACTACCTGGCTCTGCCGTGGTCCTTTGCGGACGGCAAGTCCGTACTGCCCGACCCGAGCCGCAACCTGGCCCTGGATTGCTCCGGCTACCTGCGGATGGTGTACGGCCATCGACTCAACTATCCCCTTCGAGGCACCAACACACCCGGCGAGGGCCTGCCCCGCCGGGCGTACGCGATGGCACAGTTCGGCCCGGGGGTCCAGTTGATGCCCAATTCCGGCCAGCGTGCCCGAGGGATGGAGCGCCTGCTCCCGGGTGACCTGCTGTTCTTCAACGCCCAGCCGGTGCCCAACGGCCAGATCGACCACTCGGGCATCTACCTGGGCGTCGACGACGGTGGACACCACCGGTTCATCTCCAGCCGGTCCCAGACGGACGGTCCGACGATGGGCGACCTCTCCGGTGCTCCACTGCTCGACGGGATCGGCTACTGGCCGGATCGGTGGCTCACCGCCCGCCGGCTCTGA
- a CDS encoding poly-gamma-glutamate biosynthesis protein PgsC/CapC, whose amino-acid sequence MTTFGGEFSAQLATASLGIGLVFALLCYLTTNLSPGGMITPGWIALTLIEDQLQAVVVVGATILTYLIAKLMQRVVILYGKRLFAAIVLVSVLLQLTLFLIVQRDLPLLFAHQTLGFVIPGLIAYQLVRQPPRATILATLVVTAITFGIAFSGVVAGFVPVT is encoded by the coding sequence ATGACCACCTTCGGCGGAGAATTCAGCGCTCAGCTCGCCACCGCCAGCCTAGGCATCGGACTGGTATTCGCGTTGCTGTGCTACCTCACCACCAACCTCTCGCCCGGCGGAATGATCACGCCGGGCTGGATCGCGTTGACACTGATCGAGGACCAGCTGCAAGCCGTGGTCGTGGTGGGGGCGACGATCCTCACCTACCTCATCGCCAAACTGATGCAGCGGGTGGTCATCCTCTACGGAAAGCGGCTCTTCGCGGCGATCGTGCTGGTCAGCGTTCTCCTGCAGTTGACCCTGTTCCTCATCGTCCAGCGTGACCTGCCGCTGCTGTTCGCCCATCAGACACTGGGATTCGTCATCCCGGGGCTCATCGCGTACCAGCTCGTGCGTCAACCGCCACGGGCCACCATCCTGGCGACCCTCGTGGTGACCGCGATCACGTTCGGTATCGCCTTCAGCGGTGTCGTCGCCGGTTTCGTGCCGGTGACGTGA
- a CDS encoding HAMP domain-containing protein translates to MTSENRGDESAPDQSTGRGRFSGRAPVAGPTPPPEQVVPWRRRALDQQLPAAGFPAGSNKPSLVYIWATMVLAAAIVLGFAVNNQRGVPPAVVESQRDNVAKVASSMRLTINHSVEDLDQRIAGRSPTTPDPELLKQVVANGTEWTGATIVETATRRPLATAGSGVPLELLPPALPAKDTFPITTPNGPALVRSLALDGSKTLLATQPLDMDELRLNPKARQGVFVITPDGKSTLMQGVSAVPEVHLPVAFQGLAASTSNEGHPIRVTEWVNRQLVVSSAPVGDTGATVATLIVADETGGTSTVQGFVLGLTLLALAVPSFLLMRMSLVGPVRSLLKQAKDNACGAVPTKRYPLRVAEAHRIARALALTSGDRSPPAAPRWRWRWRPTVVQGMAAATVVALLWPAAAVAYTLREPEAALPDQLVSDEESKAEGASTVLGKILNNGLQTVTRTSQAAEATDPSQMTPALEQELADKNRFRAFYLMDPSGSVLSSAGREPLRKEPLRGETGIDLDGETSRVPVVYAFRVADNGVATVGEFDIDYLLDVLRSVDGQARIVDEDLRTVFDSEGFRAFEALQGNARVAASEALKGGTVGMAETPDGEPALVAAAGLNKPNTVAPLKWSIVVEQDLAGLRLPESDGRRWTLLVAGAVTGIVLLTQMWQYYVFARPLRRLATAADRISDGSVEEPISPQRHDDIGALAMCLEICRQVRHTGSDRLGGASRLRGTEDDRTVVLPEVPQSGADAPAPPATGRADDQTDDREGRG, encoded by the coding sequence ATGACGAGTGAGAACAGAGGCGATGAGTCCGCGCCGGACCAAAGCACGGGGCGGGGGCGGTTCAGCGGACGCGCTCCGGTAGCGGGCCCCACCCCACCCCCCGAACAGGTCGTCCCATGGCGACGTCGGGCGCTCGACCAGCAGCTGCCAGCTGCCGGGTTTCCCGCGGGCTCCAACAAACCGTCACTGGTCTACATCTGGGCGACCATGGTGCTGGCCGCCGCCATCGTGCTCGGGTTCGCCGTGAACAACCAACGGGGTGTGCCCCCGGCCGTTGTCGAGTCGCAGCGGGACAACGTGGCAAAGGTCGCCTCGAGCATGCGACTGACCATCAACCACTCGGTCGAGGACCTCGACCAGCGGATCGCCGGCCGGTCACCGACGACGCCCGACCCTGAACTCCTGAAACAGGTGGTGGCCAACGGGACGGAATGGACCGGAGCCACGATCGTGGAGACAGCCACCCGTCGACCGCTGGCGACCGCCGGCTCGGGCGTACCGCTGGAGCTGCTGCCCCCGGCGTTGCCCGCCAAGGACACCTTCCCGATCACCACGCCCAACGGCCCGGCGCTGGTCCGCAGCCTCGCCCTGGACGGCTCAAAGACCCTGCTCGCGACGCAACCGCTCGACATGGACGAGCTGCGGCTCAACCCCAAGGCCCGACAGGGGGTCTTCGTCATCACGCCGGATGGCAAGAGCACCCTGATGCAGGGCGTCAGTGCCGTACCCGAGGTTCACCTGCCCGTGGCCTTCCAGGGGCTGGCCGCGTCCACGTCAAACGAGGGTCACCCGATCAGGGTGACCGAGTGGGTCAACAGGCAGTTGGTTGTCTCGTCCGCCCCGGTCGGCGACACCGGCGCGACCGTCGCCACCCTGATCGTCGCCGACGAAACGGGCGGCACGTCCACGGTCCAGGGCTTCGTGCTGGGCCTGACCCTGCTGGCACTGGCCGTACCCAGCTTCCTGCTGATGCGGATGTCGCTCGTCGGCCCGGTGCGGTCGCTGTTGAAGCAGGCCAAGGACAACGCCTGCGGGGCCGTTCCGACCAAGCGGTATCCGCTGCGGGTCGCGGAGGCGCACCGCATCGCTCGGGCGCTGGCTCTCACGTCCGGGGACCGCTCGCCTCCCGCCGCGCCCAGGTGGCGATGGCGTTGGCGGCCAACCGTGGTCCAAGGTATGGCCGCGGCGACCGTGGTGGCTCTGCTCTGGCCGGCGGCAGCCGTCGCGTACACGCTGCGTGAGCCCGAGGCGGCACTGCCCGACCAGCTCGTCAGTGATGAGGAGAGCAAGGCCGAGGGGGCGAGCACCGTGCTGGGGAAGATCCTGAACAACGGCCTGCAGACGGTCACCCGTACCTCCCAGGCCGCCGAAGCCACGGATCCGAGCCAGATGACCCCGGCCCTGGAGCAGGAGCTGGCCGACAAGAACCGGTTCCGCGCCTTCTACCTGATGGACCCCAGCGGGTCCGTGCTCAGTTCGGCGGGTCGCGAACCACTGCGCAAGGAGCCGCTGCGCGGCGAAACCGGGATCGACCTGGACGGCGAGACGTCCCGCGTCCCGGTGGTCTACGCGTTCCGGGTGGCGGACAACGGTGTCGCGACCGTCGGCGAGTTCGACATCGACTACCTGTTGGACGTCCTGCGCTCGGTGGACGGACAGGCCCGGATCGTTGACGAGGATCTGCGCACGGTGTTCGACTCGGAGGGATTCCGTGCCTTCGAGGCGTTGCAGGGCAACGCCCGCGTCGCCGCCAGCGAGGCGCTGAAGGGCGGCACCGTGGGGATGGCGGAGACACCCGACGGGGAACCGGCGCTCGTCGCCGCCGCCGGTCTGAACAAGCCCAACACGGTGGCTCCGCTGAAATGGTCGATCGTCGTCGAGCAGGATCTGGCCGGATTGCGGCTGCCCGAGAGCGACGGGCGGCGGTGGACCCTGCTGGTCGCCGGTGCCGTGACGGGCATCGTGCTGCTCACCCAGATGTGGCAGTACTACGTGTTCGCCCGGCCGCTGCGTCGACTCGCCACCGCGGCGGACCGGATCAGCGACGGTTCGGTCGAGGAACCGATCTCGCCGCAACGGCACGACGACATCGGGGCGTTGGCCATGTGTCTGGAGATCTGCCGCCAGGTTCGGCACACCGGCTCCGACCGGCTGGGCGGTGCCAGTCGGCTACGCGGCACGGAGGATGACCGCACCGTGGTGCTTCCCGAGGTCCCGCAGTCCGGCGCCGACGCGCCGGCGCCGCCAGCCACTGGCCGAGCCGACGATCAGACCGATGATCGGGAAGGTAGAGGTTGA
- a CDS encoding C39 family peptidase produces MNPIIRRSGLSIAGFMIASGFAAGPAVAMERPPATGDPPVPTAQPPPPPPAEGDDKQLLHYDYQRQKTEYYCAPAATAIALSTQGKSVSQREVANKLGTTTDGTESVEDTTRVLNEMTGGGYETTEIDGVEAQPQQVQELRTDVVEAVDDNRAVVANITGTAEDTNGRQYSYTGGHYLSIVGYEDGGDTLKIADPYDRSKDYWMDEEDVADWVAERGYSS; encoded by the coding sequence ATGAACCCGATTATCCGCAGGAGCGGGCTCTCGATTGCTGGTTTCATGATCGCGAGCGGTTTCGCCGCAGGTCCCGCGGTCGCGATGGAACGGCCGCCGGCCACGGGAGACCCGCCGGTCCCCACGGCGCAGCCGCCGCCCCCGCCGCCAGCGGAGGGTGATGACAAGCAACTGCTCCACTACGACTACCAGCGGCAGAAGACCGAGTACTACTGTGCGCCGGCGGCGACCGCCATCGCCTTGTCCACCCAGGGCAAGTCCGTCAGCCAGCGCGAGGTTGCCAACAAGCTCGGCACCACCACGGATGGCACCGAATCGGTCGAGGACACGACCCGGGTGCTCAACGAGATGACCGGTGGCGGCTACGAGACCACGGAGATCGACGGTGTCGAGGCACAGCCGCAACAGGTCCAGGAGCTGCGTACGGACGTGGTGGAGGCGGTTGACGACAACCGTGCCGTGGTCGCCAACATCACCGGTACCGCGGAGGACACCAACGGCAGGCAGTACTCGTACACGGGTGGGCACTACCTGAGCATCGTCGGCTACGAAGACGGCGGTGACACGCTGAAGATCGCCGACCCGTATGACCGGAGCAAGGACTACTGGATGGACGAGGAGGACGTCGCCGACTGGGTCGCCGAGCGCGGCTACTCCAGCTGA
- the pgsB gene encoding poly-gamma-glutamate synthase PgsB codes for MTYLYLVLVLCCSALLIAGIVEQRNHYRNLDRIPNRVLVNGIRGKSSITRLCAGALRGGGRLVVGKTTGTAARFIFPDASEEPVHRKFGIANVAEQIGIVRRAAMYHPDVLVMECMAVMPALQEINQSKLIRSNIGVLCNVREDHLMEMGPTLDDVARSLSRSMPEGGVCVTAERDRLAIIQEEAERRDCHLISVDPESVTDQEMEGFGWITFKENVAIALAVAELLGVDRRSALKGMWEAPADPGVLSVARVMHGTKRFRFANVFAANDPESTLMNIEQLESQQLITRPLTMVINCRPDRIERNGQMGELSGRVHPENIILIGEVTKSARTSVPAELQDRIIDLGGKPDPASLLESVTAATPNDSSIVAVGNIHGQGEVLVHQLASLPGWTCDDGSPSAATLRTPTGERIQR; via the coding sequence GTGACATATCTGTATCTCGTTCTCGTTCTCTGCTGTTCGGCCCTGCTCATCGCCGGGATCGTCGAGCAGCGCAACCACTACCGGAACCTGGACAGGATCCCGAACCGGGTGCTGGTCAACGGCATCCGGGGCAAGAGTTCGATCACCCGGCTCTGCGCCGGTGCCCTGCGCGGCGGCGGCCGGTTGGTGGTGGGGAAGACCACCGGGACCGCCGCTCGGTTCATCTTCCCGGACGCCAGCGAGGAGCCGGTGCACCGCAAGTTCGGCATCGCGAACGTGGCCGAGCAGATCGGCATCGTCCGCCGCGCCGCTATGTACCACCCGGACGTTCTGGTGATGGAGTGCATGGCGGTGATGCCGGCATTGCAGGAGATCAACCAGAGCAAGCTGATCCGCTCCAACATCGGAGTTCTGTGCAACGTACGTGAGGACCACCTCATGGAGATGGGGCCGACCCTGGACGACGTCGCCCGGTCGCTGAGCAGGTCGATGCCGGAGGGGGGCGTCTGCGTCACCGCCGAACGAGATCGGCTGGCGATCATTCAGGAGGAGGCCGAACGGCGCGACTGCCACCTCATCTCGGTCGATCCGGAGTCAGTGACCGACCAGGAGATGGAGGGCTTCGGCTGGATCACCTTCAAGGAGAACGTCGCCATCGCGCTGGCCGTCGCCGAGCTGCTCGGCGTCGACCGGCGGAGTGCTCTGAAGGGCATGTGGGAGGCGCCCGCGGACCCGGGTGTGCTCTCCGTGGCGCGGGTCATGCACGGGACGAAGCGGTTCCGGTTCGCCAACGTCTTCGCCGCGAACGATCCCGAGTCCACGCTGATGAACATCGAGCAACTGGAGAGTCAGCAGCTCATCACCCGTCCGCTGACGATGGTGATCAACTGCCGGCCGGACCGGATCGAACGCAACGGTCAGATGGGCGAGTTGAGCGGCCGGGTACACCCGGAGAACATCATCCTCATCGGCGAGGTGACGAAGAGCGCGCGCACCTCCGTCCCGGCGGAACTCCAGGACCGGATCATCGATCTCGGCGGGAAACCCGACCCGGCCAGCCTGCTGGAGAGCGTGACGGCGGCGACACCGAACGACTCCTCGATCGTCGCGGTGGGGAACATCCACGGCCAGGGCGAGGTGCTGGTCCACCAACTGGCGAGCCTGCCCGGCTGGACCTGCGACGACGGTTCACCGTCGGCCGCCACGCTGCGTACGCCGACCGGAGAAAGGATCCAACGATGA